The proteins below are encoded in one region of Amycolatopsis magusensis:
- a CDS encoding lasso peptide biosynthesis B2 protein — MLASRPHRKQVLTGGPRGVGGELVSLPVSLHARDRLPWYRAVPVKTVIAIAHLIGRTRPRTIRRVLRFCARGARPANHPDAERARQLVVSASIRCAGAGCVPRSIATALLCRIGGTWPTWQSGVRLNPFSAHAWVEVDGHPVGEPATTLEVKPLITVPAGSRPPPPEAGEAGTHEGKTGKALDRQLTQRWIRHVPGVGKQRQPSGNRRRSRAAR; from the coding sequence ATGCTGGCTTCGCGCCCACACCGGAAGCAGGTTCTCACCGGTGGCCCGCGCGGTGTCGGAGGTGAACTCGTGAGCCTTCCCGTCTCCCTGCACGCACGCGATCGTCTGCCGTGGTATCGCGCCGTGCCGGTGAAAACCGTGATCGCCATCGCCCACCTCATCGGCAGAACGCGGCCCCGGACGATCCGCCGGGTCCTCCGGTTCTGCGCCCGCGGTGCCCGGCCCGCCAACCACCCCGACGCCGAGCGGGCTCGGCAACTGGTGGTGAGCGCGAGCATCCGGTGCGCCGGAGCGGGCTGCGTGCCGCGGTCGATAGCCACTGCCCTGCTCTGCCGGATCGGGGGCACGTGGCCCACCTGGCAGAGCGGCGTGCGCCTCAACCCCTTCTCCGCACACGCCTGGGTCGAAGTGGACGGCCACCCGGTCGGCGAACCGGCCACCACGCTCGAGGTGAAGCCCTTGATCACGGTGCCGGCCGGGAGCAGGCCACCACCACCAGAAGCAGGCGAGGCCGGCACACACGAAGGCAAAACCGGAAAAGCACTCGATCGGCAACTCACCCAGAGGTGGATAAGGCATGTCCCTGGAGTTGGAAAACAGCGTCAGCCAAGCGGAAACCGACGGCGGTCTCGCGCTGCTCGATGA
- a CDS encoding siderophore-interacting protein, translated as MRRLSDTFLTEAVVTQAGPLGGRMRAVTLGGPAIAGLSARPGQQVRIQVPATNRFVDRLGGMLRTYSIWEYDGESLQLRVFDHGDGPGARWAREARPGDVVRLMKPQGDFVCRPSEYHLFAGDETASVAFGSMIRGLAGDASVHTVVEVDTEHEQLPLPGDTIWLHRRGRAADRSSELAAAVAALDLPDRPGTAYLAGEAGTVQLIRSHLVRDRGWNRRDVLTKPFWAPGKTGMD; from the coding sequence ATGCGCAGGCTCAGCGACACGTTCCTGACCGAGGCCGTCGTCACGCAGGCCGGCCCGCTCGGGGGCCGGATGCGGGCGGTCACCCTGGGCGGTCCCGCGATCGCGGGCCTGAGCGCCAGACCCGGTCAACAGGTACGGATCCAGGTGCCCGCCACCAACCGGTTCGTCGACCGCCTCGGCGGGATGCTGCGGACGTACTCGATCTGGGAGTACGACGGGGAGAGCCTGCAGTTGCGCGTCTTCGACCACGGCGACGGGCCCGGTGCGCGGTGGGCCCGTGAGGCCCGGCCAGGCGACGTCGTGCGCTTGATGAAGCCGCAGGGCGACTTCGTCTGCCGGCCCAGCGAGTACCACCTGTTCGCCGGGGACGAGACGGCCTCGGTCGCGTTCGGCTCGATGATCCGCGGCCTGGCCGGCGACGCCTCCGTGCACACGGTCGTCGAAGTGGACACCGAGCACGAGCAACTGCCGCTGCCCGGCGACACCATCTGGCTGCACCGGCGGGGCCGTGCCGCGGACCGGTCGAGCGAGCTGGCCGCGGCCGTCGCCGCGCTCGACCTGCCCGACCGCCCCGGCACCGCCTACCTCGCCGGGGAGGCCGGCACCGTTCAGCTGATCCGATCCCACCTGGTCCGCGACCGGGGCTGGAACCGCCGCGACGTGCTCACCAAGCCGTTCTGGGCGCCCGGCAAGACCGGCATGGACTGA
- a CDS encoding asparagine synthase-related protein, whose protein sequence is MILPDTDAALAAAAAFNTRALDVLRHPSGRPWLLGRWRRDDLALFAGPDCSVAIFGEASSSARGLANRLVDFRGLADADQLGARISGSYHLLVSVGGKVRAQGTLSGLRRVFHTTHEGTTLGCTRSDVLAELVDAAPDEELLAAQLMAPGVPYPLADQSVWRGVHSVPEDSYLVLDQDGRAKVNRRWTPPDPVLALRDGVPLMAEALSDAVSVRTQYGGIVSADLSGGMDSTSLCFCAERGPARLVTLTRLSTDPANDDGTWAREAAAQLDSDEHLFVHPDELPGFYAGLARAGEDMDEPVLTGRVRAEYEVVARWLRERGSRVHMSGEGGDQILQGRPSFMHTIVRGSPLTGLRHTRGYLAQNRWHWRSTIRALADNRSFGQWLADSAADLSPRSSHDKEAQLGWQAPPQLPPWVLPEAVDRLARRLRGEAGRASPLAPERAQHSVLWTIRAGARLDRHLAEITAAHGVPMSFPFYDDKVLEAALAVRLHERADPATYKPLLAGAMRGIVPDGLLGRSTKGEYGADVRAGLFARRDELEDLVDQPVLAKLGLIDADALRRACFTLLPPHLTVARLESTLLLECWLRAHTGSRFSPVARAVSEVNS, encoded by the coding sequence TTGATCCTTCCGGATACGGATGCCGCTCTGGCGGCGGCTGCCGCGTTCAACACCCGCGCACTGGACGTGCTCCGCCATCCTTCCGGGCGGCCCTGGCTGCTCGGCCGGTGGCGGCGCGACGACCTGGCGCTGTTCGCCGGCCCGGACTGCTCGGTGGCCATCTTCGGCGAAGCGTCGTCGAGTGCGCGCGGCCTCGCGAACCGGCTGGTGGACTTCCGCGGCCTGGCCGACGCCGACCAGCTCGGCGCCCGGATATCGGGCAGTTACCATTTGCTGGTTTCGGTCGGCGGGAAAGTGCGGGCCCAGGGAACTCTTTCGGGCCTCCGGCGCGTTTTCCACACCACGCACGAGGGAACCACACTCGGCTGCACGCGCTCGGACGTGCTGGCCGAACTCGTCGACGCCGCGCCGGACGAAGAGTTGCTCGCGGCCCAATTGATGGCGCCGGGAGTTCCCTATCCGCTGGCCGATCAGTCCGTCTGGCGGGGTGTCCACTCCGTTCCCGAAGACAGTTACCTCGTGCTGGACCAGGACGGCCGCGCCAAGGTGAACCGCAGGTGGACTCCGCCCGATCCGGTGCTGGCGCTGCGGGACGGGGTACCGCTGATGGCCGAAGCCCTCAGCGACGCGGTGTCCGTGCGGACCCAGTACGGCGGCATCGTCAGCGCCGACCTGTCCGGGGGAATGGACTCGACGTCGTTGTGCTTCTGCGCCGAGCGGGGTCCGGCGAGATTGGTGACCCTGACGAGGCTGAGCACCGACCCGGCGAACGACGACGGAACCTGGGCCAGGGAAGCCGCCGCGCAGCTCGACAGCGATGAGCACCTGTTCGTCCACCCGGACGAGCTGCCCGGTTTCTACGCGGGGCTCGCGCGAGCGGGCGAGGACATGGACGAACCGGTCCTCACCGGCCGCGTGCGAGCCGAGTACGAAGTGGTCGCGCGATGGTTGCGGGAGCGCGGTTCGCGCGTGCACATGTCGGGCGAGGGAGGCGACCAGATCCTCCAGGGCCGTCCCTCGTTCATGCACACGATCGTGCGCGGGTCGCCGCTCACCGGGCTCCGGCACACCCGGGGGTATCTCGCGCAGAACCGGTGGCACTGGCGCTCGACCATCCGGGCACTCGCGGACAACCGCAGCTTCGGCCAGTGGCTGGCCGACTCGGCGGCCGACCTCTCCCCGCGATCCTCCCACGACAAGGAAGCGCAGCTGGGCTGGCAGGCGCCGCCGCAGCTGCCGCCCTGGGTCCTGCCCGAAGCCGTCGACAGGTTGGCTCGCCGCCTGCGCGGCGAAGCGGGCCGGGCGTCGCCCCTCGCGCCGGAACGCGCGCAGCACAGCGTGCTCTGGACGATCCGCGCGGGCGCCAGACTGGACCGGCACCTGGCCGAGATCACCGCCGCCCATGGCGTGCCGATGAGCTTCCCGTTCTACGACGACAAGGTGCTGGAAGCGGCGCTGGCCGTACGACTGCACGAGCGCGCCGATCCGGCCACCTACAAGCCGCTACTCGCCGGGGCGATGCGGGGCATCGTCCCGGACGGCCTGCTCGGCCGCAGCACGAAAGGCGAGTACGGGGCAGATGTCCGGGCCGGCTTGTTCGCCCGGCGTGACGAACTCGAGGACCTGGTGGACCAGCCCGTGCTGGCCAAGCTCGGCCTGATCGACGCCGACGCGCTTCGCCGCGCCTGCTTCACCCTGCTGCCGCCACACCTCACCGTGGCACGGCTGGAATCGACGCTGCTGCTCGAATGCTGGCTTCGCGCCCACACCGGAAGCAGGTTCTCACCGGTGGCCCGCGCGGTGTCGGAGGTGAACTCGTGA
- a CDS encoding darcynin family protein, with protein sequence MLSGACATASCGHHPALWEEIFHDAFQLVVEALRETPFWDHYFEIVEIQANRDSPPALECQGRRVRPRRLTGCPAPVSAEDFHGDPVAGVVDHLPQRLVHVVAARRDEAIAVL encoded by the coding sequence ATCCTGAGCGGGGCCTGCGCCACCGCATCGTGTGGCCACCATCCAGCACTCTGGGAGGAGATCTTCCACGATGCTTTCCAGTTGGTCGTCGAAGCGTTGCGCGAGACGCCGTTCTGGGATCACTACTTCGAGATCGTCGAAATCCAGGCGAACCGCGATTCACCACCGGCGCTTGAATGCCAAGGCCGCCGGGTGCGGCCGCGGCGGCTCACCGGGTGTCCGGCACCTGTCTCAGCTGAGGATTTCCACGGCGATCCGGTTGCTGGAGTCGTCGATCATCTTCCGCAGCGTCTGGTGCACGTCGTCGCCGCCCGCCGGGATGAGGCGATAGCCGTCCTGTGA
- a CDS encoding aKG-HExxH-type peptide beta-hydroxylase: MEQVRTPVAELDRRLSESRPFGNSTDIHEKFESVQAHWLARMGNGIPAAAELADLVGQADPRQRYRTLGDTALRSVIVRYIGRAAAGADPATMPDEDDEVLRQSIEQLDKGHARCLLAGDDTADNRLGADDHHGWVWLADTFETAPGRVTREVLARYSQIPLDAPAPAEVGMLRKGVRLLETLMPNLARSALGHTHVAAVIAPLGHWADMRSTSLIQVGGGIFLGKPALRNPWVAAECLLHESVHQKLYDFRHGHTLLARDFAAEDLGPQPSVVVPWRSPGSGRENAWDTFRALSAVHVYVHLAVLGSAAEEREAELAEEFGSLSDAQPRMVTARTAAERAHFLAEGLRESCWDELGPAGRLLIDWLQATLEAHDPCPPPKGADLHLLMDRYLGEARTVAARSLPAEFTGKLSLLMADEIAAVQAILVIAGSEQARTQFEQRISRLPRHGSETGFVEMRTVIADSLRNLSQDGYRLIPAGGDDVHQTLRKMIDDSSNRIAVEILS; encoded by the coding sequence GTGGAACAGGTACGGACTCCGGTCGCGGAACTCGATCGGCGGCTCTCGGAAAGCCGCCCCTTCGGGAACAGCACGGACATCCACGAGAAGTTCGAATCGGTGCAGGCGCACTGGCTCGCGCGCATGGGCAACGGCATTCCCGCCGCCGCCGAACTGGCCGACCTGGTGGGCCAGGCCGATCCGCGCCAGCGGTACCGGACGCTCGGGGACACCGCCCTGCGGTCGGTCATCGTGCGGTACATCGGGCGGGCAGCGGCCGGGGCGGATCCAGCGACCATGCCGGACGAGGACGACGAGGTGCTCCGCCAATCGATCGAGCAACTCGACAAGGGCCATGCGCGATGCCTGCTCGCGGGCGACGACACCGCGGACAACCGGCTGGGTGCCGACGACCACCACGGCTGGGTCTGGCTGGCGGACACCTTCGAAACCGCTCCCGGGCGAGTGACCAGGGAGGTACTCGCGAGGTACTCCCAGATCCCGCTCGACGCCCCGGCCCCGGCCGAAGTGGGCATGCTGCGGAAAGGGGTCCGCCTGCTCGAAACCCTGATGCCCAACCTCGCCAGGAGCGCCTTGGGTCACACCCACGTCGCCGCCGTCATCGCCCCGCTCGGGCACTGGGCCGACATGCGGTCCACCTCGCTGATCCAGGTGGGCGGCGGGATCTTCCTCGGGAAGCCCGCTCTCCGGAACCCGTGGGTGGCGGCGGAGTGCTTGCTCCACGAGTCCGTGCACCAGAAGCTCTACGACTTCCGGCACGGCCACACCCTGCTCGCGCGGGACTTCGCCGCGGAAGACCTGGGGCCGCAGCCGTCTGTGGTGGTGCCGTGGCGATCACCGGGAAGTGGGCGGGAAAACGCCTGGGACACCTTCCGGGCACTCTCGGCCGTGCACGTCTACGTCCACCTCGCGGTGCTGGGAAGCGCGGCGGAGGAACGGGAGGCGGAACTGGCGGAGGAATTCGGCAGCCTGAGTGACGCGCAACCACGGATGGTGACCGCGCGCACGGCCGCGGAACGGGCGCACTTCCTCGCCGAAGGGCTCCGCGAGTCCTGCTGGGACGAACTGGGCCCGGCGGGCCGGCTCCTGATCGACTGGCTGCAAGCCACCCTGGAGGCCCACGACCCGTGCCCGCCTCCGAAGGGCGCCGACCTGCACCTGCTGATGGACCGCTACCTCGGCGAAGCAAGGACGGTGGCGGCCCGGAGCCTGCCGGCCGAGTTCACCGGGAAGCTGTCCCTGCTGATGGCCGACGAGATCGCGGCCGTACAGGCGATACTCGTGATCGCCGGGAGCGAGCAGGCGAGGACGCAGTTCGAGCAACGGATCTCCCGTCTGCCACGGCACGGCAGCGAAACCGGATTCGTCGAAATGCGGACCGTGATCGCCGATTCCCTGCGGAACCTCTCACAGGACGGCTATCGCCTCATCCCGGCGGGCGGCGACGACGTGCACCAGACGCTGCGGAAGATGATCGACGACTCCAGCAACCGGATCGCCGTGGAAATCCTCAGCTGA
- a CDS encoding alpha/beta hydrolase — MLQHVRIPRGPIELAADLHLPENTGGAAPLRAVVLSTPGSSVKEQIGANYASRLAARGIAALVFDPAHQGQSGGEPRDIEDPYRRGEDISYAIDALSTIPGVDPERIGVLGICAGGGYAVHTARTDHRIKAVGTVVPSNIGTAFRGFQPDGPAAALDALADARLEETRAGELTRVNWLPDTLEDAAAVGLTDIDTTQAITFYRTERGRNEHSTNRRLSRSDSLLLGYDAYHLVDQLMTQPLQVILAGRIGNTGSYESGMRLWELAPDPVDLMVIEGAGHYEMYDEPEYVDAAVNRLADFYSDRL, encoded by the coding sequence GTGCTTCAGCACGTCAGGATCCCGCGCGGGCCGATCGAGCTCGCGGCGGACCTTCACCTGCCCGAAAACACCGGCGGGGCCGCACCGCTGCGTGCGGTGGTGCTCTCCACTCCTGGCAGCAGCGTGAAGGAGCAGATCGGCGCGAACTACGCCTCCCGTCTCGCCGCCCGGGGCATCGCGGCGCTCGTGTTCGACCCCGCCCATCAGGGGCAGAGCGGCGGTGAGCCCCGCGACATCGAGGACCCGTACCGCCGCGGTGAGGACATCTCCTACGCCATCGATGCGCTCAGCACGATCCCCGGCGTCGACCCGGAGCGCATCGGCGTCCTCGGCATCTGCGCCGGCGGCGGCTATGCGGTGCACACCGCGCGCACGGACCACCGCATCAAGGCGGTCGGCACGGTCGTGCCGAGCAACATAGGCACGGCGTTCCGCGGGTTCCAGCCGGACGGCCCGGCGGCCGCGCTCGATGCCTTGGCCGACGCGCGTCTCGAGGAAACCCGCGCCGGTGAGCTGACCCGTGTGAACTGGCTGCCCGACACTCTGGAGGATGCCGCCGCGGTCGGGCTGACCGATATCGACACGACCCAGGCGATCACCTTCTACCGCACCGAGCGGGGCAGGAACGAGCACTCGACGAACCGCCGCCTCTCGCGCAGCGACTCGCTGCTTCTGGGCTACGACGCGTATCACCTGGTCGATCAGCTGATGACCCAGCCACTGCAGGTCATCCTCGCGGGACGCATCGGCAACACCGGCTCCTACGAGTCCGGCATGCGGCTTTGGGAACTGGCACCCGATCCGGTCGATCTCATGGTGATCGAGGGGGCCGGCCACTACGAGATGTACGACGAGCCCGAGTACGTCGATGCGGCGGTCAATCGGCTCGCCGACTTCTATTCGGACCGCCTGTAA
- a CDS encoding MarR family winged helix-turn-helix transcriptional regulator, giving the protein MSADAAQLWTLNHRLLTVVMDACSAELAALGLETKEFFVLAEVAASPYPAELAATLMIPKASVTVYVRSLVAKGFLRREIDDADLRRHRLVLTTEGQAARDRALAALATEFDRRLAKIEPRDRTELRRILLALLEPAQ; this is encoded by the coding sequence GTGTCGGCTGACGCCGCCCAGCTGTGGACGCTGAACCACCGCCTGCTGACCGTCGTGATGGACGCCTGCAGCGCGGAACTGGCCGCACTCGGACTCGAGACGAAGGAGTTCTTCGTGCTCGCCGAGGTTGCCGCGTCGCCGTACCCGGCCGAGCTGGCGGCGACGCTGATGATCCCCAAGGCGAGCGTCACGGTCTACGTGCGCAGCCTCGTCGCGAAAGGGTTCCTGCGACGCGAAATCGACGACGCGGACCTGCGCCGGCATCGACTGGTCCTGACCACCGAGGGGCAGGCGGCGCGCGACCGCGCGCTCGCAGCACTCGCGACGGAGTTCGACCGCAGGCTGGCGAAGATCGAACCTCGCGATCGCACCGAACTGCGGCGCATTCTCCTAGCCCTGCTAGAGCCCGCGCAATAG
- a CDS encoding TetR/AcrR family transcriptional regulator — protein MGEERDRGGRPRSEPARAAVLWAVDDLLVKVGYAAMTMKGIAELAGVSRMTLYRWWSTKAEILFEASALDAEEELTVPPVDDPLEDVTRYLEALRHFLTRSHAGAAYRALLGEAQHDPEVAALLAGRDILGDTARAVVSRTAPGADHDRATGLLIGPMFFWVLSGRDPARLDPAQLARSFLAEVSPKDTVDG, from the coding sequence ATGGGCGAGGAACGGGACAGGGGTGGCCGCCCGCGCAGCGAACCGGCCCGGGCCGCCGTCCTCTGGGCCGTGGATGACCTGCTGGTCAAGGTGGGCTACGCGGCGATGACGATGAAGGGCATCGCCGAGCTGGCCGGGGTCTCCCGGATGACCTTGTATCGCTGGTGGTCGACCAAGGCGGAGATCCTGTTCGAGGCGAGCGCTCTCGACGCCGAGGAGGAGCTCACCGTCCCGCCGGTCGACGACCCGCTCGAGGACGTGACCCGCTACCTTGAGGCACTGCGCCACTTCCTGACCCGCTCGCACGCCGGGGCCGCCTACCGGGCGCTGCTCGGCGAGGCGCAGCACGACCCGGAGGTCGCCGCGCTGCTCGCCGGCCGCGACATCCTCGGCGACACCGCGCGGGCCGTCGTCTCCCGGACCGCTCCGGGGGCCGATCACGACCGGGCGACCGGACTGCTGATCGGGCCGATGTTCTTCTGGGTGCTCAGCGGACGCGACCCGGCCCGGCTCGACCCGGCCCAGCTGGCCCGCAGTTTCCTGGCGGAAGTCAGCCCGAAAGACACGGTCGACGGCTGA
- a CDS encoding lasso peptide biosynthesis PqqD family chaperone: protein MSLELENSVSQAETDGGLALLDERSGQYWQLNETAGLVLRLLLGGASEEEAVVELTNRYQVEPIQAGNDVCSLVASLKKAKLARYAGLPAGRTD, encoded by the coding sequence ATGTCCCTGGAGTTGGAAAACAGCGTCAGCCAAGCGGAAACCGACGGCGGTCTCGCGCTGCTCGATGAGCGGTCCGGGCAGTACTGGCAACTGAACGAGACAGCGGGCCTGGTACTCCGCTTGCTGCTCGGAGGGGCGAGCGAAGAAGAAGCCGTCGTCGAACTCACCAACCGGTACCAGGTGGAGCCCATCCAGGCGGGCAACGACGTCTGTTCCCTCGTCGCTTCGCTGAAGAAAGCAAAACTGGCGAGGTACGCGGGCCTGCCCGCCGGGCGGACGGACTGA
- a CDS encoding DUF3291 domain-containing protein, producing MTGHHLAQLNVGTLKHPLDDPRTHGFTSMLDTLNAVADRAPGFVWRLVGDEGNDATEVRTSLGADVIVNMSVWESRDSLWDYVYRSGHLDVLRRRAEWFELPKTAFQVMWWIPAGHIPTVDEAVERLQLLRACGPSPSAFGFKDKYSAADAGLVVMAADATTTVQTTG from the coding sequence ATGACCGGACACCACCTCGCCCAACTCAACGTGGGCACCCTGAAACACCCTCTGGACGACCCGCGCACGCACGGCTTCACCTCGATGCTGGACACCCTGAACGCCGTCGCCGACCGGGCGCCCGGGTTCGTGTGGCGGCTGGTCGGTGACGAAGGCAACGACGCCACCGAGGTCCGGACCTCGCTCGGCGCGGACGTCATCGTGAACATGTCGGTCTGGGAGAGCCGCGACAGCCTGTGGGACTACGTCTACCGCAGCGGCCACCTGGACGTGCTCCGGCGCCGCGCCGAGTGGTTCGAGCTGCCGAAGACGGCGTTCCAGGTGATGTGGTGGATTCCGGCCGGCCACATACCCACTGTCGACGAGGCGGTCGAGCGGCTGCAACTGCTGCGCGCGTGCGGGCCCTCCCCCAGCGCCTTCGGATTCAAGGACAAATACAGCGCTGCCGACGCGGGCCTCGTGGTCATGGCCGCCGATGCCACGACCACGGTCCAGACCACCGGCTGA